A portion of the Stigmatella aurantiaca DW4/3-1 genome contains these proteins:
- a CDS encoding ADYC domain-containing protein — MTFRITAAQPHINRYAGPSASPSATVWEYKVEYTSPSLGTGSLCPGEPEDQWALALPGHWSGSILSTGTSSSFAFACLPRVTAPTLGGVAAKCVELGYPPWQSNDPRIDGTALSLSSGDALRHHVTCTAMASADYCGEATPNTLSGTPITLYHAGNVPTQTSGSVPGYVAGGPVREDYFFESAWALVDPISGQPVTSATLPFRVRTQAVCLTKKRWSTLPYDGLCMNNHGDTLQPSRVPDPRNPDVQAKYCEEYTRDELIQRGAVLFSYSKFLDAALYRFKHVTTGQYLTTSRISIHSLESHLHATLYQPDASVFSDAANYLLIDGFRYSYEGPLFRPETPTHLFEGIAVSPLLRYRSTSSPTRFITLVGGSDAAVPDGYVLDEVEGYTSASQNPPSSAAALHLYGNDTGDYLTTGDEAHLPEGYEPLTVTPMGYLPQLEHYAAPRPY, encoded by the coding sequence GTGACGTTCCGGATCACCGCCGCCCAGCCACACATCAACCGGTACGCCGGCCCCTCCGCCAGTCCTTCCGCCACCGTGTGGGAGTACAAGGTCGAGTACACCTCGCCCAGCCTGGGGACGGGTTCGCTTTGCCCGGGAGAACCAGAGGACCAGTGGGCCCTGGCCCTCCCCGGCCACTGGAGCGGCAGCATTCTCTCGACCGGCACCTCCTCCTCTTTTGCCTTCGCGTGCTTGCCCCGGGTGACGGCGCCCACCTTGGGAGGTGTGGCCGCCAAGTGCGTGGAGTTGGGCTACCCGCCTTGGCAGAGCAATGACCCCCGCATTGACGGCACCGCGCTCTCCCTCTCCTCCGGGGACGCCCTCCGCCACCATGTGACCTGCACCGCCATGGCTTCCGCGGACTACTGCGGCGAGGCCACTCCCAACACCCTCAGTGGCACCCCCATCACCCTCTACCATGCTGGCAACGTGCCTACCCAGACGAGTGGGTCCGTCCCGGGCTACGTCGCGGGAGGCCCGGTGCGCGAGGATTATTTCTTCGAGTCCGCGTGGGCGCTCGTGGATCCGATCAGCGGCCAGCCCGTCACCTCCGCGACGCTGCCATTCCGGGTTCGCACACAGGCGGTGTGCCTGACCAAGAAACGTTGGTCCACCCTGCCATACGATGGCCTCTGCATGAACAACCACGGCGACACCCTCCAGCCCAGTCGCGTGCCCGATCCTCGAAACCCCGATGTACAGGCCAAATATTGCGAGGAGTACACCCGGGACGAGCTCATCCAAAGAGGCGCTGTTCTGTTCTCCTATTCCAAATTTCTGGACGCGGCGCTCTACCGGTTCAAGCACGTCACCACCGGCCAGTACCTCACCACGTCACGGATCAGCATCCACTCACTGGAGAGCCATCTGCACGCCACCCTCTACCAGCCGGACGCTTCCGTCTTCTCCGATGCCGCGAATTACCTGCTCATCGATGGCTTTCGCTACAGCTACGAGGGTCCCCTTTTCAGACCCGAAACCCCCACGCACCTCTTCGAGGGCATCGCGGTGAGCCCACTGCTTCGCTACCGTTCCACGAGCAGCCCCACTCGCTTCATCACCCTCGTGGGCGGCAGCGATGCCGCGGTGCCCGACGGTTATGTTTTGGATGAGGTCGAGGGCTACACCTCCGCCAGCCAGAATCCGCCCTCTTCAGCGGCCGCGCTCCACCTGTATGGGAATGACACAGGCGATTACCTGACAACGGGCGATGAGGCGCACCTCCCCGAAGGCTACGAGCCCCTCACGGTGACCCCCATGGGCTACTTGCCCCAGTTGGAGCACTACGCCGCCCCCCGGCCCTACTGA
- a CDS encoding extracellular catalytic domain type 1 short-chain-length polyhydroxyalkanoate depolymerase, with product MRLLRLGCLVGGLLALNGLGCGAPGPAETSPDEPLSLGQAESALTQVPSFGSNPGALKMYKYVPANLPANAPLVVAMHGCTQTASGYASTGWSALADVLKFAVVYPEQQRANNQNSCFNWFEPGDMARGQGETLSIKQMVDTMKSEHGIDPSRVFVTGLSAGGAMTHVMAATYPDVFSGAAVMAGIPYKCATSMTNAFSCMSPGVDKTPAQWKDLVRGAYTGYTGAYPRISLWHGTADYTVKNTNQTEGVEQWTAVHGIDMTEDVSETVSGALHKVYKDTAGKALVETYSLTGMGHGTPIDPAFKFPGSTVGCGTAGAYVLDTDICSTWYVAKFFGLDNTNSDTVAPTVSLASPAQGASVSGTVQVTANASDNIGVSKVEFFIDNVLVGSDTTAPYAYSWNSATASSGAHVLTARASDAAGNATTSSAVTVTVTGGVSDTTPPTVSLTSPQPGASVTGAVSVTASASDNTGVSRVEFLIDGALAGQGTPSQPAGTYAYTWNTASASAGSHSLQARAYDAAGNTASSSSVAVTVVAGAAAFTERFSQNGPDNAGWTLTEWALDASDQAGASSSKSILGSAVPSFNTVTRTASLSVTVPANAKLTYWRKLDLSGANIMASATFRVVVNNGTDQVVDTVTKSGLGSVTESTWTQRAGIDLSAYSQQTVTLKFVVTATDTGSTVSRAKAWVDSITLAP from the coding sequence ATGCGGCTGCTGCGTCTTGGATGTCTCGTTGGCGGGCTTCTTGCCCTGAATGGCCTCGGGTGCGGGGCCCCTGGACCGGCTGAAACCTCTCCGGATGAGCCTCTGAGCCTCGGCCAGGCGGAGAGCGCGCTGACCCAGGTGCCCAGCTTCGGAAGCAACCCAGGCGCCTTGAAGATGTACAAGTACGTCCCGGCCAACCTGCCGGCGAATGCCCCGCTCGTCGTGGCCATGCACGGATGTACTCAGACAGCCAGTGGCTATGCGTCCACCGGCTGGAGCGCCCTGGCCGACGTGCTCAAGTTCGCCGTCGTCTATCCGGAACAACAGCGCGCCAACAACCAGAACAGCTGCTTCAACTGGTTCGAGCCAGGGGACATGGCCCGGGGCCAAGGTGAAACGCTCTCCATCAAGCAGATGGTCGACACGATGAAGTCCGAGCACGGCATCGACCCCAGCCGCGTCTTCGTCACCGGGCTGTCCGCGGGCGGCGCCATGACGCACGTCATGGCCGCCACCTACCCCGACGTCTTCTCGGGCGCCGCGGTCATGGCGGGCATTCCTTACAAGTGCGCCACCTCGATGACCAACGCCTTCTCCTGCATGAGCCCAGGCGTGGACAAGACCCCCGCCCAGTGGAAGGACCTCGTGCGGGGTGCCTACACCGGCTACACCGGCGCCTACCCGCGAATCTCCCTCTGGCATGGCACGGCCGATTACACCGTGAAGAACACCAACCAGACCGAAGGGGTGGAGCAATGGACGGCGGTCCACGGCATCGACATGACCGAGGACGTCAGTGAAACGGTCTCCGGCGCCCTCCACAAGGTCTACAAAGACACGGCGGGCAAGGCGCTCGTGGAGACGTACTCCCTCACCGGCATGGGGCACGGCACGCCCATTGACCCGGCCTTCAAATTCCCTGGCTCCACGGTGGGATGCGGGACGGCGGGCGCCTACGTCCTGGACACGGACATCTGCTCCACCTGGTACGTGGCGAAGTTCTTCGGGCTGGACAACACCAACTCCGACACCGTGGCGCCCACCGTCAGCCTCGCTTCACCGGCCCAAGGCGCCTCCGTGAGCGGCACCGTCCAGGTGACGGCCAACGCCTCGGACAACATCGGCGTCTCCAAGGTCGAGTTCTTCATCGACAACGTCTTGGTAGGCTCCGATACCACCGCGCCCTACGCCTATTCCTGGAACAGCGCCACGGCCTCCAGTGGTGCCCACGTGCTGACGGCCCGGGCCTCTGACGCGGCAGGCAATGCCACCACCTCCAGCGCGGTCACCGTCACCGTCACCGGCGGCGTCTCCGACACCACCCCTCCCACCGTGAGCCTCACCTCTCCCCAGCCTGGTGCGTCCGTGACGGGAGCCGTCAGCGTCACCGCCTCCGCCTCCGACAACACCGGGGTGAGCCGGGTCGAGTTCCTCATCGACGGGGCGCTCGCGGGCCAGGGAACCCCCTCCCAGCCTGCCGGCACTTACGCCTATACCTGGAACACCGCGTCCGCGTCCGCGGGGAGCCACTCGCTTCAGGCCCGGGCCTACGACGCAGCGGGCAACACGGCCTCGTCCTCCTCCGTGGCCGTGACGGTGGTCGCGGGCGCCGCCGCGTTCACGGAGCGCTTCTCCCAGAACGGTCCCGACAACGCGGGGTGGACGCTCACGGAGTGGGCGCTGGATGCCAGCGACCAGGCCGGCGCCTCCAGCAGCAAGTCCATCCTCGGCTCCGCCGTCCCGTCCTTCAACACCGTCACCCGGACCGCCAGCCTCTCCGTGACGGTGCCGGCCAACGCGAAGCTGACCTACTGGCGCAAGCTGGACCTCTCCGGCGCCAACATCATGGCCTCGGCCACCTTCCGCGTCGTCGTCAACAACGGCACCGACCAGGTGGTGGACACCGTCACCAAGAGCGGCCTCGGCTCCGTGACCGAGTCCACCTGGACACAGCGGGCAGGCATTGATCTGTCCGCCTACTCCCAGCAGACCGTGACGCTGAAGTTCGTCGTCACCGCGACGGACACCGGCTCGACCGTCAGCCGCGCGAAGGCGTGGGTGGACAGCATCACCCTGGCGCCCTGA
- a CDS encoding sensor histidine kinase, which produces MRRNLFPTLAAIGLGLAVLTAGLLFLHGIFLREREGGQRALEAQRRALEQYARQALADALRRALEEASVRIELAEVNPLLADTEVLLFRAGQQRLPRTASPREDDRMPAQALHAALEAQGPLALAAQEEPGSPWAERLLLMGHFLEAQRAGGRPAIERTFREWLTHRSSFVLPVVKETTGALWLLERFQAEGRPEPTLMQALLRDGLQGLSGSRIEGVQRTLLERQEAFERSDFTFLRGRIARLAELTHVAFTDFEARAEAGPGERVALVLPLEEPQLRADGWYVAPSGHEGARGVRVSASGLVEKVRQEMRERGLLEEEDGLTVSQADTSTPVSLLTVFLDSPRLATAATALESGYRLKALLLGCSGALALALIGLAVLAHERKVRFVALRSEFISTVSHELRTPLSAIRVMAETLERRVGGTPGAGNYPSRIISEADALGRLVENILTYNRLEKGRWETRREQVPLEALIQRVVEDTGAQHTAPVALKPNGLSGIRVLGDAELLRMLFSNLVSNACRYTARSPVELRVEARQDGATVVSLSDNGVGIPRESWETVFEDFRRLRQEGLPAQGGSGLGLAICRRIMSLHGGSLRIAASSPEGTTFELTFPSA; this is translated from the coding sequence ATGCGCAGAAACCTCTTTCCCACGCTCGCGGCCATCGGTCTTGGGCTCGCGGTGCTCACCGCGGGCCTGCTCTTCCTGCATGGCATCTTCCTGCGCGAGCGTGAGGGAGGACAGCGCGCGCTGGAGGCCCAGCGGCGGGCGCTCGAGCAGTACGCACGGCAGGCCTTGGCGGACGCGTTGCGGCGGGCGCTGGAGGAGGCCAGCGTCCGCATCGAGCTGGCCGAGGTGAACCCGCTCCTGGCGGACACGGAAGTGCTGCTGTTCCGCGCGGGCCAACAGCGTTTGCCGCGGACCGCTTCTCCCCGAGAGGATGACCGGATGCCCGCCCAGGCCCTCCATGCCGCCCTGGAGGCACAGGGGCCCTTGGCGCTGGCCGCCCAGGAGGAGCCTGGCAGCCCTTGGGCGGAGCGGCTGCTGCTGATGGGACATTTCCTCGAGGCCCAGCGAGCCGGTGGGCGTCCCGCCATCGAGCGCACCTTCCGGGAGTGGTTGACCCACCGCTCGAGCTTCGTGCTGCCCGTGGTGAAGGAGACAACAGGGGCGCTCTGGCTCCTGGAGCGATTCCAGGCCGAGGGGCGGCCCGAGCCCACGTTGATGCAGGCCCTGCTCCGGGACGGGCTCCAGGGGCTGAGCGGCTCCCGGATCGAAGGCGTCCAGCGAACGCTCCTGGAGCGCCAGGAGGCATTCGAGCGCTCCGACTTCACGTTCCTCCGCGGGCGCATCGCCCGGTTGGCCGAGCTGACCCACGTGGCCTTCACCGACTTCGAGGCGCGTGCGGAGGCCGGGCCCGGGGAACGCGTGGCCCTCGTGCTCCCGCTGGAGGAGCCGCAGCTCCGGGCAGATGGCTGGTATGTCGCGCCCTCGGGGCATGAGGGGGCTCGCGGCGTGCGGGTGAGCGCCTCCGGGCTCGTCGAGAAGGTCCGGCAGGAGATGCGGGAGCGGGGACTGCTGGAAGAGGAAGATGGACTGACGGTCTCCCAGGCGGACACGTCCACGCCGGTGTCTCTCCTGACCGTCTTCCTGGACTCTCCCCGCTTGGCCACCGCCGCCACGGCGCTGGAGTCCGGCTACCGCCTCAAGGCACTCCTGCTGGGATGCAGTGGAGCGCTCGCCTTGGCCCTGATCGGGCTCGCGGTGCTGGCGCATGAGCGGAAGGTTCGATTCGTGGCGCTGCGCTCGGAATTCATCTCCACCGTGTCTCACGAGCTGCGCACGCCGCTGTCCGCCATCCGCGTGATGGCCGAGACGCTGGAGCGCCGGGTGGGAGGCACCCCGGGCGCGGGCAACTACCCCTCGCGCATCATCTCCGAGGCGGATGCGCTGGGCCGACTGGTCGAGAACATCCTCACCTACAACCGGCTGGAGAAGGGGCGTTGGGAGACCCGGCGCGAGCAGGTGCCCCTGGAGGCGCTGATCCAGCGCGTCGTGGAGGACACGGGCGCGCAGCACACCGCCCCCGTGGCCCTGAAACCCAACGGACTGTCCGGCATCCGCGTCCTGGGCGATGCCGAGCTCTTGCGAATGCTCTTCTCCAATCTCGTCTCCAATGCCTGCCGCTACACGGCCCGCTCCCCGGTGGAGTTGCGCGTGGAGGCGCGCCAGGACGGCGCCACGGTGGTGAGCCTGAGCGACAACGGGGTGGGCATCCCTCGGGAAAGTTGGGAGACGGTCTTCGAGGACTTCCGCCGGCTCCGGCAAGAAGGCCTGCCCGCGCAAGGCGGCAGTGGCCTGGGGCTGGCCATCTGCCGGAGAATCATGTCCCTGCACGGCGGAAGCCTCCGCATCGCCGCCTCGAGCCCCGAGGGCACCACGTTCGAGCTCACCTTCCCCTCCGCATGA
- a CDS encoding vWA domain-containing protein → MSLTIQKLARAALSAVLLLTLTASCALAPPPRPKAEPGTDPDDYALEEMVVVGRADSSETRAPPRPPPKKEKAAEFSRVAVVNGKPFADMYFKHYGVNPTIDTEEENVSTFSVDVDSASYALARAYLSRNHLPAEEAIRVEEFVNAFRYDYQDPGAEPFGVQVEAFPSPNRQGYHVLHVGLQGQKVSAAERLPAHLVFTIDVSGSMNMENRLELVKRSLAMLVEKLDSRDTLAIVVYGDTARTVLEPTRIMDRSRILEAINALHPEGSTNVQAGLQVAYAIAASQVREGATSRVILCSDGVANNGITQADSIFQSVKAYAQQGVRLTTVGFGMGNYNDELMERLSHVGDGQYAYVDALPEARRIFIEQFTGTLQLIARDVKVQVEFDPARVSRYRLIGFENRLLNKEDFTNDRVDAGDIGAGHTVTALYEVKFREGQAHGPSPFATLRIRYKDPSTRLEAGQSREVQEALPTSVVRYSLEDASGPAQLSAVVALFAEKLRGSYWVRNLTYHHLMRLWQQLPEHIRTREEVSELRQLIQQARSLDGRLDKFEKESPVATMDFDHVPVVR, encoded by the coding sequence ATGTCTCTGACGATCCAGAAGCTCGCGCGGGCCGCGCTCTCGGCCGTCTTGCTGCTGACCCTCACTGCGAGCTGTGCGCTCGCTCCTCCTCCCCGGCCCAAGGCGGAGCCGGGCACCGACCCTGACGACTACGCGCTCGAGGAGATGGTCGTCGTTGGCCGCGCGGATTCCTCGGAAACCCGAGCGCCGCCGCGGCCTCCCCCCAAGAAGGAGAAGGCCGCGGAGTTCTCGCGCGTGGCGGTCGTGAACGGCAAGCCGTTCGCGGACATGTATTTCAAGCACTACGGGGTGAACCCCACCATCGACACGGAGGAGGAGAACGTCTCCACCTTCTCCGTGGACGTGGACAGCGCCTCCTATGCCCTGGCGCGCGCATACCTCTCGCGCAACCACCTTCCCGCGGAAGAGGCCATCCGTGTGGAGGAGTTCGTCAACGCCTTCCGCTACGACTACCAGGACCCGGGAGCAGAGCCTTTCGGGGTGCAAGTGGAGGCCTTTCCTTCGCCCAACCGCCAGGGATACCACGTGCTGCACGTGGGCCTCCAAGGCCAGAAGGTGAGCGCCGCCGAGCGCCTTCCCGCCCACCTCGTCTTCACCATCGACGTGTCGGGGTCCATGAACATGGAGAACCGCCTCGAGTTGGTGAAACGCTCCCTGGCGATGCTGGTGGAGAAGCTCGACTCGCGCGACACCCTGGCCATCGTCGTGTACGGCGACACGGCCCGCACGGTGCTCGAACCCACCCGCATCATGGACCGCTCGCGCATCCTGGAGGCCATCAACGCCCTCCACCCCGAGGGCTCCACCAACGTGCAGGCGGGGCTGCAAGTGGCCTATGCCATCGCAGCGAGCCAGGTGCGCGAGGGCGCCACCAGCCGCGTCATCCTTTGCTCGGACGGCGTGGCCAACAACGGCATCACCCAGGCGGACAGCATCTTCCAGTCCGTGAAAGCGTACGCCCAGCAGGGCGTCCGGCTCACCACGGTGGGCTTTGGGATGGGCAACTACAACGACGAGCTGATGGAGCGGCTGTCCCATGTCGGGGATGGGCAGTACGCCTACGTGGACGCACTGCCCGAGGCGCGGCGCATCTTCATCGAGCAATTCACGGGCACCCTCCAGCTCATCGCCCGGGACGTGAAGGTGCAGGTGGAGTTCGATCCCGCCCGGGTTTCCCGCTACCGGCTCATCGGCTTCGAGAACCGCTTGCTGAACAAGGAGGACTTCACCAATGACCGGGTGGATGCGGGCGACATCGGCGCGGGACACACGGTCACCGCCCTCTACGAGGTGAAGTTCCGCGAGGGCCAAGCGCATGGCCCCTCCCCCTTCGCCACGCTGCGCATCCGGTACAAGGATCCTTCCACCCGGCTGGAAGCGGGCCAGTCGCGGGAGGTGCAGGAGGCCCTGCCCACCTCGGTGGTCCGCTACAGCCTGGAAGACGCCTCCGGGCCCGCGCAGCTCTCGGCGGTGGTGGCGCTGTTCGCGGAGAAGCTGCGGGGCTCGTACTGGGTGCGCAACCTCACCTACCACCACCTGATGCGCCTGTGGCAGCAGCTCCCCGAGCACATCCGCACGCGCGAGGAGGTGAGCGAGCTGCGCCAGCTCATCCAGCAGGCCCGGTCCCTCGATGGGCGCTTGGACAAGTTCGAGAAGGAATCCCCCGTGGCCACCATGGATTTCGATCACGTCCCGGTGGTGCGCTAG
- a CDS encoding RNA polymerase sigma factor: protein MHRVADCFGVQEYDIVVREHASELHAVALRLCQHPADARDLVQDTLERGLRNLDRFIPGTDARAWLLTILHRLFIDRCRAKAQGQRGDVPVDFLEERLPAPVPEALPRWAAISLEQLRDALGRLPEAFRIIYQLHAVEGRSYIEISQELGIPKATVGTRLMRARRRLRELLEPEPTHAGVEGMEGWA, encoded by the coding sequence ATGCATCGGGTGGCTGACTGCTTTGGTGTTCAAGAGTACGATATTGTCGTCCGGGAGCATGCGTCCGAGCTTCATGCCGTCGCGCTGCGGCTGTGCCAGCACCCCGCGGACGCAAGGGATCTCGTTCAGGACACGCTGGAGCGGGGGTTGCGCAATCTGGATCGGTTTATCCCTGGCACGGATGCACGGGCGTGGCTGCTCACCATTCTCCACCGTCTGTTCATTGACCGGTGCCGCGCCAAGGCCCAGGGGCAGAGGGGGGATGTCCCGGTGGATTTCCTGGAGGAACGCCTCCCGGCCCCCGTGCCCGAGGCGCTTCCCCGGTGGGCGGCCATCAGCCTCGAGCAGCTTCGGGATGCCCTGGGCCGTCTCCCCGAGGCGTTCCGGATCATTTACCAACTGCATGCGGTGGAGGGCCGCTCGTATATCGAGATCTCCCAAGAGCTTGGGATTCCCAAGGCCACCGTCGGCACGCGGCTCATGCGCGCCCGCCGCCGCTTGCGGGAGCTGCTGGAGCCAGAGCCCACCCATGCGGGGGTGGAAGGGATGGAGGGATGGGCGTGA
- a CDS encoding response regulator transcription factor has product MNPPPTGPRILVVEDDLNLRLTLVDNLEEEGYAVEAASTLAEARAKVRGTAFDVVVLDLMLPDGDGYTLCRELRQAATSSRVLMLTARSLEDDVVKGFEVGADDYVPKPYRLRELLARIRALARRGAGAPVSTEVLTFDRFRVDLASRRILNATGQALELTRTEFDLLVFLLRHAGKALTRDQILSSVWGEDVVVDGHTVDNFVSNLRKKLEWTSTSRFEIRSVRGVGYRLDLLG; this is encoded by the coding sequence ATGAATCCACCTCCCACTGGCCCCCGCATCCTCGTGGTCGAAGACGACCTGAACCTCCGGCTCACCCTCGTCGATAACCTGGAGGAGGAAGGTTACGCGGTGGAGGCCGCGAGCACCCTGGCCGAGGCCCGCGCGAAGGTCCGGGGCACGGCCTTCGACGTGGTGGTGCTTGACCTCATGCTCCCGGATGGAGATGGGTACACCTTGTGCCGGGAGCTGCGGCAGGCAGCCACATCCAGCCGGGTGCTCATGCTCACCGCGCGCTCCCTGGAGGATGACGTGGTGAAAGGCTTTGAGGTGGGGGCGGACGACTACGTGCCCAAGCCCTACCGGCTGCGGGAACTCCTGGCGCGGATCCGCGCCCTGGCCCGCCGCGGGGCAGGAGCCCCCGTCTCCACCGAAGTGCTCACCTTCGATCGCTTCCGGGTGGACCTTGCCTCCCGGCGGATTCTGAACGCAACCGGCCAGGCGCTGGAGCTGACACGCACCGAGTTTGATTTGCTTGTCTTTCTCCTGCGCCACGCGGGCAAGGCGCTCACACGGGATCAAATCCTCTCTTCCGTGTGGGGCGAGGATGTCGTCGTGGACGGGCACACCGTGGACAACTTTGTCTCCAACCTCCGCAAGAAGCTCGAGTGGACGAGCACTTCGCGGTTCGAGATCCGCTCTGTCCGGGGGGTCGGCTACCGGCTGGATCTGCTCGGCTAG
- a CDS encoding M48 family metallopeptidase, translated as MSRRALRLSVVGLGLASASCSGLRLPPSMSGGAIARTAENVSRSIVNNPECDKLKADIPVQEEYSLGGAVALNWVRRGGGLMLANASEKQLHQYLNTVGRNLAAQSSRPTLQWTFGALQDPESFDAVSAPGGYVFLTRGLLQGVDNEAQLAGVLAHEIAHITLKHALTRYGETQVAQCKVNSALKLRLDSLTDKVVDSIVANGFGKEDEFSADELAVHLLVSAGYEPQEYIQFLGKIPDSRRGFANHPRKADRIKRLVTLLETSKNPGEDFPELPAATQGLVKPPLPSGFAVVKTRAPQTH; from the coding sequence GTGAGCCGCCGCGCCCTGCGGCTTTCCGTGGTGGGGCTTGGCCTGGCGTCCGCCTCATGCAGTGGGCTGCGCCTGCCGCCCTCCATGTCAGGCGGAGCCATTGCCCGCACGGCGGAGAATGTCTCGCGCTCCATCGTCAACAATCCCGAGTGCGACAAGCTGAAGGCCGACATCCCCGTCCAGGAAGAGTACTCGCTGGGCGGCGCGGTGGCCCTCAACTGGGTGCGGCGCGGGGGAGGGCTCATGCTCGCCAACGCGAGCGAGAAACAACTGCACCAATACCTCAACACCGTGGGACGCAACCTGGCCGCGCAGTCGTCCCGCCCCACGTTGCAGTGGACCTTTGGCGCGCTTCAGGATCCCGAGTCCTTCGACGCAGTGTCCGCGCCGGGCGGCTACGTCTTCCTCACCCGGGGCTTGCTCCAGGGCGTGGACAACGAAGCCCAGCTCGCGGGGGTGCTCGCGCACGAGATCGCCCACATCACGCTCAAGCACGCGCTGACCCGTTATGGCGAGACCCAGGTCGCTCAATGCAAGGTGAACAGCGCCCTGAAACTCCGCCTGGACTCACTCACGGACAAGGTGGTGGATTCCATCGTCGCGAACGGCTTCGGCAAGGAGGACGAGTTCTCCGCGGACGAGCTGGCGGTGCACCTCCTCGTCTCCGCGGGCTACGAGCCTCAGGAGTACATCCAATTCCTCGGCAAGATTCCGGACAGCCGACGGGGCTTTGCCAACCACCCGCGCAAGGCGGACCGTATCAAGCGGCTGGTGACGCTGCTCGAAACATCCAAGAACCCCGGTGAAGACTTCCCCGAGCTTCCGGCGGCAACCCAGGGGCTCGTGAAGCCCCCGCTGCCGTCTGGCTTCGCCGTGGTGAAGACCCGCGCGCCCCAGACACATTAG
- a CDS encoding STAS/SEC14 domain-containing protein, which produces MEMSFGPHKLSLEEPDIVRVTLHGQMGLKEVRETVAVAEEFKKGKGRIYLLVDASHGSGYSHEARRAIGEEPRLSPYTAIVLFGASTTMRAISALMIRALALLGRMPQGTMVFKDTEEEARAWVADMRERNAKES; this is translated from the coding sequence ATGGAAATGAGCTTTGGACCGCACAAGCTATCCCTGGAGGAGCCAGACATCGTGCGGGTCACCCTCCACGGGCAAATGGGATTGAAGGAGGTTCGTGAGACGGTCGCCGTGGCCGAGGAGTTCAAGAAGGGCAAGGGCCGGATCTACCTGCTCGTGGATGCGAGCCATGGCTCCGGCTACTCGCACGAGGCACGGCGCGCCATCGGCGAAGAGCCGCGTCTGAGCCCCTACACGGCCATCGTGCTCTTCGGGGCCAGCACCACCATGAGGGCCATCAGCGCCCTGATGATTCGGGCGCTGGCCCTTCTGGGCCGGATGCCGCAAGGGACCATGGTCTTCAAGGACACCGAAGAGGAAGCCCGGGCTTGGGTCGCCGACATGCGTGAGCGCAACGCCAAGGAATCCTGA